The following proteins come from a genomic window of Corallococcus sp. NCRR:
- a CDS encoding heparan-alpha-glucosaminide N-acetyltransferase domain-containing protein yields the protein MSTLPSAVPASRERVRAIDWLRGLSVLFMIQTHALVLLTPELRKSVWTGRLLKVDGLVAPAFIFSAGFALALLLVRSAASGVLNERVRRNLRRITEVFAVAALVNWVWFPIRSEPVWLLRLDILHCVGLCLLLTLPMAALLAPRPRVLAGTAFVLAMVAFALAPFSDSAGEPWASFLRKSNWAPFPLVPWVGFAWLGAFAGCIAGAWGRKGLARALGFLIALGLVGTLMPGVLNDLYPPHRFFVTNPSNSATRFMWVCAVLLVLLWVEGQMAPDAKPSRARRFLEVFGTASLSAYFFHEMLLYYRVFGVFSFQKLWGDSSGWLKYTGLLALLIACTFVLCVAWDPVERAGKKAFARAGQWLLSAPRWPRPARRRG from the coding sequence GTGAGCACCCTGCCCTCCGCCGTCCCCGCCTCCCGCGAGCGCGTGCGCGCCATCGACTGGCTGCGCGGCCTCTCCGTCCTCTTCATGATCCAGACCCATGCGCTCGTGCTGCTCACCCCCGAGCTGCGCAAGAGCGTGTGGACCGGACGGCTGCTCAAGGTGGACGGGCTGGTGGCCCCCGCGTTCATCTTCTCCGCCGGGTTCGCGCTGGCCCTGCTCCTGGTGCGCAGCGCCGCCTCGGGCGTGCTGAACGAGCGCGTGCGCCGCAACCTGCGCCGCATCACGGAGGTGTTCGCCGTCGCCGCGCTCGTCAACTGGGTGTGGTTCCCCATCCGCTCCGAGCCCGTGTGGCTCCTGCGCCTGGACATCCTCCACTGCGTGGGGCTGTGCCTGCTGCTCACCCTGCCCATGGCCGCGCTGCTGGCCCCGCGTCCGCGCGTGCTCGCGGGCACCGCGTTCGTCCTGGCGATGGTGGCGTTCGCGCTCGCGCCCTTCAGCGACTCCGCGGGCGAGCCCTGGGCGTCGTTCCTGCGCAAGTCCAACTGGGCCCCCTTCCCGCTGGTGCCGTGGGTGGGCTTCGCGTGGCTGGGCGCCTTCGCGGGCTGCATCGCGGGAGCGTGGGGCCGCAAGGGCCTGGCGCGGGCCCTGGGCTTCCTCATCGCGCTGGGCCTCGTGGGCACGTTGATGCCGGGCGTGCTCAACGACCTCTACCCGCCCCACCGCTTCTTCGTCACCAACCCGTCCAACTCCGCCACCCGCTTCATGTGGGTCTGCGCGGTGCTGCTCGTGCTGTTGTGGGTGGAGGGACAGATGGCGCCGGACGCGAAGCCTTCCCGCGCGCGGCGCTTCCTGGAGGTGTTCGGCACCGCGTCGCTGTCCGCGTACTTCTTCCACGAGATGCTGCTGTACTACCGCGTCTTCGGCGTCTTCTCGTTCCAGAAGCTGTGGGGCGACTCCAGTGGGTGGCTGAAGTACACGGGCCTGCTCGCGCTGCTCATCGCGTGCACGTTCGTGCTGTGCGTCGCGTGGGATCCGGTGGAGCGCGCGGGCAAGAAGGCCTTCGCGCGCGCCGGACAGTGGCTGCTCAGTGCGCCGCGCTGGCCGCGGCCTGCTCGAAGGCGCGGATGA
- a CDS encoding VOC family protein gives METTRPFRILGIQQIAIGGLDKGALRKLWVDTLGLTAHGTYRSEKENVDEDIVVAGAGPFKVEVDLMQPVNPDGRPKVHDPALNHVGLWVDDLAVAVKWLEGQGMRFTPGGIRKGAAGFDVCFIHPKASDQFPLSGEGVLIELVQAPPEIIRAFEQAAASAAH, from the coding sequence ATGGAGACGACACGACCGTTCCGGATTCTGGGCATCCAGCAGATCGCCATCGGGGGGCTCGACAAGGGCGCCCTGCGCAAGCTGTGGGTGGACACGCTGGGCCTCACCGCCCACGGCACCTACCGCAGCGAAAAGGAGAACGTGGACGAGGACATCGTCGTGGCGGGCGCGGGCCCCTTCAAGGTGGAGGTGGACTTGATGCAGCCCGTCAATCCCGACGGCCGTCCCAAGGTCCACGACCCCGCGCTCAACCACGTGGGGCTTTGGGTGGACGACCTGGCGGTGGCCGTGAAGTGGCTGGAAGGGCAGGGCATGCGCTTCACGCCCGGCGGCATCCGCAAGGGCGCGGCGGGCTTCGACGTGTGCTTCATCCACCCGAAGGCCAGCGATCAGTTCCCGCTGAGCGGCGAGGGTGTCCTCATCGAACTGGTGCAGGCCCCGCCGGAGATCATCCGCGCCTTCGAGCAGGCCGCGGCCAGCGCGGCGCACTGA